The window gagaataaattaaatatccgatcctgatcggacaaaggagtccgattccgatcgagtcccaaatcacgtgatcggccccgatttccgatcacgtgatcggatcgggacatccctatttATAATAGGACTGTGGATCAtcacttaggtggcgatcccattcgattcacgaatcaagagcaacgattcacgagttgaaccacaactcttaatttttattatgtttattgccatgtgtatgtctatttactggattgatgaaaattgaaattatttgtatttaatcatcatttatacctttatttagaacaggtgatcagaatcaacaaaactgattaaaaaacacaaagattcagatggaaagaaattttgtttgtcattttaaactttttttaataaatcttctggttcagcaggaaaacaacataaaaggataaaatcactgctgttttggatcatttaacaacagaatctgaaaatgttctccacagttttctatcctcaaagttcttcaatattttatgttctaagtattacatattggtgcagagcctatatgaagtatttttttctcagcagaatcagctgattcacgttgattacatccacctttcagcagcgcgaggctgtttcttcagaataagctggagtttcgttaattgtgtcaaatgttgaagagttatcatagtcaaaagaatgtaaacactggagctaaagctccaatgttaaagctaatttattttttcagaagttatgtctgtgaacggaacttcagtctcagtttttgaacagaaaaaagctctcgctagttttactttgaaaaccggaagcttcatcGTCATGAAGATGCGTTTACTTCTGTTGGAAGTACCGCGGCtcttttagttcgtaaacttaaaatcctacattaatctgcatttcagagcaaaaatacatcgtccccagatgatattatgatcatattttactacaatttactacatttataaagatcacgaatcaacgatcttggacgtcgcgaatatctgTACTCGAAATTTTGGGAGCAGATtgcgaatacccgagcacccggatactcgttacagccctaatttATACcgttttagctaaactcatcAGACTCGGTAGACGCTGCCCAGCATTACAACTTTGCACACGCTCAGTAGGGAGTCCTgatctagggctgggtatccataataatttctagaaacgatttgatttgattgaccAGAAcctgaatcgattcaattcagattattcttttttattctgtcatGGAAAAtgggaaaacacacacaaagacacacaggcCTAAAAGAGGGGAAGACCAGGGTCGTAACaattcattcaattcaattttgagtgtacacatttatatacatttgtttagaaatacactaAGAATCTACTATTCTACTACTACTACCAATCTAtttgtattaatctgatccagttcacatactgtaaatgtatcagtgaaataatgagattgttaatatcatccagtgttacatggattctctaaaggagaagttctaactaaaatgttcagatcattaacattgtaaacattgttctgcttctcctggaggacgtttcagtttggacactaggtggagatcacactatagcattacatcttattctagaagaagaaagtatgaggaaaaaactgttttagaccacaagtggttactttagaaatatttccttaaaagagtttggaaaattcctgcctgtgagtttataaagatgttcatttagtcagtaatgtatgtttaggttaaTTGAGCGAACAGACTACAAAtattcttctgctgtttttcatgACGGCAGTTTACTCCCCGTGTTAGGAGGATACAGCGCCACTAACAGACTTTATTTTCTCCGGTAATCCAAACACGTTAACAAGAATTTCAGTTGCAACATCTTGTGACAACTTAGAGTAAAAGTTGCTCACTTCtcatcttttcttgtttccaacaaattaaaaaataaaaatgatcaagtgGAGAGAATGACTCCAAACCGTGTGTCTGTTATTCGATCACGTAACATTGAGATTTTCCTTTGTCTGTAATGAAAACAATATACAGTTAACATGTGGGTGGTGTTTTTTGCTCttggttgttgagaaaaacaaattcttgtGATCACTGAGTTTTACTGCTTGGAAATGACTGTGGTAAAGTGGTGGAAGAGCGGTAGGGCCGTGTGGGCCGTGCATGCGGGGTGAGCGCTGCAACAGATAGAGTTCCACATACAGAGAATGTagcgtcctatgggaaattccataaAAGGTTAGCATCAAACTAgaggactttagctttatatgctaaattaatctttatttttatgaatcaattatttatctgttgagcttaaattgattcaaatcaattttatcaacccagtcctacCCTGATCcataacttttcttttcttcttcttttccactgtcattattaaaataaactatttcattaacaaacattttaagaggCAATTATTATTGTTAACATCTAAAAAGATATTCTGACCAGTAAGTGCCGAAAAACGCTTGCGTGGATGTAGACGCATTCCACGCATCAGGGTAACGATCAGGTAACTGGTACGGATTAGGTAGCAACATGCTCTTAGCTTGGTGTCTTCACTCACCCTCTCCATATTTATCAGTGTGCTGGAAGGCTTGGATCAGACGAAGAGTTTCATCCACGGAGCGACCCACAGGCAAGTCGTTAATGGTGATTTGTCTCAAGACGCCTTTGTCATCAATCACAAACAGACCtctaaagacagaaacaaacatttgtacTGTTTGAATACTGGATTATGTAAAAGCTTATAAAGCCAGAAAAcagaaaggaaaatgaaaaaacaaaggacCAGACCTGTATGCAATTCCATCATCCTCCTTCAGCACGCCGTAGTCTCTGGAGATGGACTTGGTGAGGTCTGCCACCAGCGGGATCTTCATGCTGCCCAGACCCCCCTGCTTCCTTGGGGTGTTGATCCTTTCAGAAACAATGTTTGCAGGTCAGGaacaaaaagcatgtttttgatcaGATCCACATAAGATCCGACTTCCACATCAAAAGGTCATTTTTACCGTTCACTTTTTTAGTCCACACTCGAAACttcaaatgtaatgtttttattacaaaatatttggatgttattttttaaaaagcagactttttttcccattcaGCAAAGCTCCACCCTTTTTGCAAAAGGCACCCTGTTCAAGAAGTTTCAGAGCAGACTGAAGCTGTCGAGCAAAACCAGATCTGTCAGCAGCCACCGACGCGTCCAATGCTCAGCAGAGGTCAGGGTTCGTGCTCAAGGGCACCAAGTGGGGTGGGCCATATCTCTCTCACAGATTTGATCTTTGTTGGttgttttaggtttaaatcTGGACCAAGATTGTGGGGTagggtggggtggggtggggtgcTGTAGGAGGTGCAGCTTCAGCATGAAACGGGTGCATATTTAGAAGATCCTTGGATAACCTCTGAACTTAAGGGAGGAGCAGAACGACAAAAAACGTTGGTCAGCCCTTATCAAGCCCCTGCAGCCAGACACCCACTGGAGATAAACCTGGGGGGTCTCTAAAGACCGGGTGACATGAGCAGATCCACCCACTCGTTAGAAAGCGTTTACTATAAAGAATGACACGACAGTCCACATTCGTGAACGCTGCTTATGGTTTACAGCTAAGGCACCACCTGGTTCAGTTCTGCAGAGCAGACGCCCCACCAGCACCAGGGTGGGGGCTCCACAGTCAATCGAACTCATTTAAAATTGAGGACGATGGGTCATCAGCCTCCCAGATGACCTTGCAGGAAGGATAAAGCTCAGCCTGTGTTCACCTGTTGAGCTCTTCTTATCACAGCCTTCCAACTCGTCAGCTTTTCGTGACCTTTGAAAAGACTCGTACCGGAGAGCCATGAAAACAGGCCGTTTTTCCAGGAATAACTTCTGATGCCGACAAGCTTCCAGCATTTAACCTGCTGACTCGATGGCGTGGGCGGTCTCAGGTTTCTCCAACAGGAGGACTCACCACGCCAGGTGGCTGAAGTGAGAATCTACGGAACAGCCGATGACCTCGCATCCGATCTTGCGGAACTCCTCGGCCCGGTCGCTGAAGGCGATAATCTCGGTGGGGCAAACAAAGGTGAAGTCCAAAGggtagaagaagaaaaccacatACTTCCCTGAAGCACACAGAACAGGTTACTCAATACTAGGACgtccacaaacgattattttaatagtggactaatcagattatttttttctgattatttgactaatcaggtcatgagCAAAGTGGATGTGaagcacatcttaaccatcattagctttaaactaaacataaagacaatgaagacgatagtttattaaaggtttaatgaatcgtgcagcttcattcattcattagtttctggtattaaaacaagattagccctttaaacaccagagctcctgcatttatgttctttaatatACGGTAACTTGTCAACCGTTAACATAActccaatggattctgaaggagaaaagtggctcatcGAGTCGCTGTTCTCCTACAgcatctactggaatgatcgtgttaacggttgaaaagttaccgtatattaaagattttgtgtttaagtgtcactggcgacgcctcaggtgttaaagggttcaaatgAGGTTGATATCTGAAACGAGGAACtatttcactaaagataaagttttggtcttacggactcaaatataacaaagtgcattttttggtactgaacgctcacaactttgttcaactttattacactctgactccatataatataaagcaggggtccccaagcTACGGctcgcgggccggatccggcccccctcCGTATTTAGCCCAGTCCCtgaaactgttttggctaatttaggtttttatcagtttttaggctattttgaagttaagctaatatctcagctacatactagctgctttggctaatttagaatttttttgtttgtttttatttggctaatttggcacttcgctaaaattttagtttgctatcagctttagcgttttcagttatcaatttaagcatcttcagctattaatcaattgcaggtaatgctatacatctagtttctaaaatgttttagtatgactttttctgtgaagattatagaaatgaattatttaaaacttggCTATATGCAGCTTTCTGGAAACCCATCAATCGTAACGTTTAGACACACCCTGTGATCGTTACACTTTCTCTGTTAGCCTGCAAACTGACCctccatcagagaagaaaacagttatgtggccctcacaagaaaaagtttgggcacccctgatataaagtaatgactaatcgactactaaattagtcgttgaccattttaaaagtcgattagtcgactaatcgtggcagccctactcaaTACAGAGAGGATGAATCCAGTTACCCCAACGTGGGCCATCAACATAAGAGCGGATGCAAATACTAAATAATGGAGTACCTTTGTAGTCTGATAGCTGTAAGTCCTTAAACTGTCCATCGACTACAGCGGTGGCTTTAAAGTCTGGAGCAGCCTGGCCGATCTGAGCTTTTCCAGAGGACATGGTGAGGTGGTGATGAGCAGCTGAGCGGAGAAGATCCAGAGAAAGTAGAGAGACAATTAGACGgaggaagggaaaaaaacaacaaatttaggCTAAAGGTCTGAAGGCTGAAGTCTCAAGGTTTGATTTTCagaccccacccccacccccttctCCCCAGGAGGTCACGTGCATGCTCGTGCAGCGGGAGAACAAAAGCCTTTTAGAAGACTTGCATAACCCCTGGAAGCCTTCATCGACCCCGCAGAAGGCGCGTTTTAAATCAGGAATGAGGATTACAGAGCCTTCACTGGAGGTTAAGGTTCAGTAGCTGAACTCTGGAAGGCAGAGAGCAGACTTTTCCCAGTCATTGATCCTCCAGACAGAGTGGGTCAAAGGCGAACAACCCGCGCGCTGCTCGATTAGATCAAAGAAACCTTCAGCAACTTTCCACCGCCTTTCCCAGCCCGTTCGACGGCCGACCGAACCAACCCGGACCGTCTGACAGACCCGAACAAAGGCGGAACCGCCGGCGGGTCCGGACCCTCAGAGCAGGAGGGGTGCTAGCTTCTTTTAAACATTAGCTtcgtttttttcctttgaactCTTCAGCTTTGCTTTGTCTCCAAACTAACAGCAAAACCCGGAGATAAGACGAACCGAACCCCCGGGGATATCCGACTAACGACGCTCTCTCCCAACACACCTGACTTCCCGTGAGGCCGCGGAGAACTTGGAGGAAGGTTTGAAGCTTCTGGAGAAAAGAAGCGCAGCTGCGTGGAAAAAGTAAACCCCGACAGCTGCGCCCCGGAAGTACTcgactcttcaaaataaaagcccacaGTTCATTCGAAGCAGTTTGTTCTATggacattgactgtatataagatgTATATGAGATtttctacagtcaatggctaTGGAGTTTactagtgcaggggtctgccACCTTTAATGCTAAATCCCCCCTTTAGTATTTcagttttgttattatttatggAAAATATAGATGTATCCTTGTCAAATCTCATAAATACAGTTATACTACTTGGAAAATACCACATTCACTGCTGCGGATGGAGAGGTAACAAAACCTAATTGTCTTGTTTCCTAAACGAATTTATAATGCattttaaatctcttaaatgtATGAAAGACTGGACAATTACAGATGTGATCTGCAAACAAATCTCATGTTTATTAATTATTGTAATTTCTTTAtagttgtttttctgtgtcaGTATAATGTTGATAAACaacaaaggattgatggaggACTGCGACCGCTGTTATTAGGATCCTCCTGGAAGATTCATACCTTCCTTCAACTGTTTGgcaatgagttgaataaagcttaggtaatttactttttatgattttgttctttacagttacttttgtaatttcttaaaaacattttatttccaccaaggagccacagtggaggggtaaaagagccacatgtggctcccagccacaggttgcagacctcttcTCTAGTGCAATTATCACACTACTCACAAAAACTTATTTCcgttagggttttttttttgct is drawn from Oryzias melastigma strain HK-1 linkage group LG5, ASM292280v2, whole genome shotgun sequence and contains these coding sequences:
- the prdx2 gene encoding peroxiredoxin-2; this translates as MSSGKAQIGQAAPDFKATAVVDGQFKDLQLSDYKGKYVVFFFYPLDFTFVCPTEIIAFSDRAEEFRKIGCEVIGCSVDSHFSHLAWINTPRKQGGLGSMKIPLVADLTKSISRDYGVLKEDDGIAYRGLFVIDDKGVLRQITINDLPVGRSVDETLRLIQAFQHTDKYGEVCPAGWKPGSDTIVPDVEKSKAFFSKQ